The following are from one region of the Candidatus Protochlamydia phocaeensis genome:
- a CDS encoding alpha/beta fold hydrolase, giving the protein MLSHHTRKVNGIKLHYVEVGEGPPVVLLHGFPEMWFAWRKQIPVLAQKFRVIVPDLRGYGYSEKPASGYDKRTMARDIYELLQALGIQKIALIGHDRGARVATRFAKDFPDVVDRLAVLDNVPTRIIFESMDAKIAKGHWFFIFNRLPDLPEALIQGREEIWLRHFYTTWCYNPETFTDEEIAVYVNAYSQPGALRGAFSDYRAAEEDVAQDKQDENVLIQCPILALWGENFDLVGQMFDVLGIWKTMASQVQGISIPQCGHLPHEECPDPVNDALLNFLGPWLRDNVRTNQQLVEDRV; this is encoded by the coding sequence ATGCTTAGTCATCACACGCGTAAAGTAAATGGAATTAAACTGCATTATGTTGAGGTAGGAGAGGGACCGCCTGTTGTGCTCTTGCACGGATTTCCGGAGATGTGGTTTGCTTGGCGCAAGCAGATCCCCGTCCTCGCTCAGAAATTTCGCGTCATTGTTCCTGATTTGCGTGGATATGGGTATAGCGAAAAGCCGGCTTCAGGCTATGACAAGCGCACAATGGCGAGAGATATTTATGAACTGCTTCAGGCCTTGGGAATTCAAAAAATCGCTCTTATCGGCCATGACCGGGGCGCACGCGTAGCGACTAGATTTGCAAAAGATTTCCCTGATGTCGTTGATCGGCTTGCTGTCCTGGACAATGTTCCCACCCGCATTATTTTCGAATCGATGGATGCTAAAATTGCCAAAGGGCATTGGTTTTTTATTTTTAACCGTCTTCCCGATCTTCCGGAAGCCTTAATCCAGGGAAGGGAAGAGATTTGGTTGCGTCATTTCTATACGACTTGGTGTTATAATCCCGAAACGTTTACAGATGAGGAAATTGCCGTTTATGTCAATGCCTATTCTCAGCCCGGAGCCTTGAGGGGAGCCTTTAGCGATTACCGTGCGGCTGAAGAAGATGTGGCGCAAGATAAACAAGATGAGAATGTTCTCATTCAATGTCCCATATTGGCCTTATGGGGAGAAAATTTTGATTTGGTCGGCCAAATGTTCGATGTTCTGGGTATTTGGAAAACGATGGCAAGCCAAGTTCAAGGCATAAGTATTCCTCAATGCGGTCATCTCCCCCATGAGGAATGCCCGGATCCGGTCAATGATGCCCTTCTAAATTTTCTGGGGCCTTGGCTGAGAGATAATGTAAGAACCAATCAGCAATTGGTCGAAGACCGCGTTTAA
- a CDS encoding SET domain-containing protein-lysine N-methyltransferase, translating into MSIASYCSPKTESRESAIEGKGRFAKEAISRGEIIAVRSGHLVNGKQLEEYADVIDDAEHQIADDFYLIPTSKNEFEDVMCFINHSCTPNVGILGNIILIAIREIEAEEELCLDYAMVFNNEKTFSCKCGEENCRKTITGKDWMNKDLQNKYGDYFSSYLLQKIKQQKAHS; encoded by the coding sequence ATGAGTATAGCTTCGTATTGCTCGCCTAAAACAGAAAGCCGGGAAAGCGCGATTGAAGGAAAGGGGCGCTTTGCTAAAGAAGCGATTAGCAGAGGGGAAATCATTGCCGTCCGCTCAGGGCATCTGGTAAATGGCAAGCAGCTCGAAGAATATGCAGATGTCATCGACGATGCCGAGCATCAAATTGCCGATGATTTTTATCTCATTCCTACATCCAAGAATGAGTTTGAAGATGTCATGTGTTTTATCAATCATTCCTGCACGCCAAATGTAGGAATTTTGGGAAATATTATTTTAATTGCCATTAGAGAGATAGAAGCAGAAGAAGAACTTTGCTTGGATTATGCGATGGTCTTTAACAATGAAAAGACTTTTTCCTGTAAGTGTGGAGAAGAAAATTGCCGCAAGACCATTACAGGAAAAGACTGGATGAATAAAGATTTGCAAAACAAGTATGGAGACTATTTTTCAAGCTATTTGCTGCAAAAGATTAAGCAGCAAAAGGCCCATTCTTGA
- a CDS encoding carbonic anhydrase, producing the protein MKKLIHGIVDFRKNLTEESRALFAKLALGQKPDALFIACSDSRVVPNLFASTNPGDVFVLRNVGNLMPPFSASPGDASASAALEFSIFSLNVSDIIVCGHSECGAMQMLAQGTYDSSCPHLQAWLQYGTESLNKVRQGFTIDPSLSEHNQISQINVLQQIDHIKSYPFVQERIEKNKLHIHGWWFDIAHADVYCYEQSLNQFVLIDENEAKLILERLG; encoded by the coding sequence ATGAAAAAACTTATTCATGGCATTGTCGATTTTAGAAAGAATCTCACGGAAGAAAGCAGAGCCCTTTTTGCCAAGCTTGCCTTAGGACAAAAACCGGATGCGCTCTTCATTGCCTGCTCGGATAGCCGCGTTGTCCCCAATCTTTTTGCTTCTACTAACCCTGGAGATGTATTTGTTCTGCGAAACGTGGGGAATCTGATGCCCCCTTTTTCCGCTTCTCCTGGAGATGCAAGCGCTTCGGCCGCCCTTGAATTTTCCATTTTCTCTCTCAATGTATCTGACATTATTGTTTGCGGCCACTCGGAATGCGGGGCCATGCAAATGCTTGCCCAAGGCACCTATGATTCTTCCTGTCCCCACCTTCAAGCGTGGCTCCAATATGGAACGGAATCCCTAAATAAAGTCAGACAGGGATTTACAATTGATCCTTCTTTATCCGAGCACAATCAAATTTCTCAAATCAATGTTCTTCAACAAATCGATCATATTAAAAGTTATCCCTTTGTTCAGGAACGCATAGAAAAAAATAAACTTCACATTCATGGCTGGTGGTTTGATATTGCCCATGCGGACGTCTACTGTTATGAGCAAAGCCTCAATCAATTCGTTTTAATCGATGAAAACGAAGCCAAGCTTATCTTGGAAAGACTAGGATAA